In one window of Thermodesulfobacteriota bacterium DNA:
- a CDS encoding FMN-binding glutamate synthase family protein has translation MSFSKPNRSAATLTTTRVTPAPGSGICVTCVDGCEGPCEIGRSALKGREVIYPTPFGVITSGSEKDYPVDFSHFNIQGTAVGAVGIEADSDKATFPAVDTTTAVGASGNIKLNFPVFTGAVGSTDIARINWEDVAVGAAISGVLVVAGENICGMDSQAEFKNGKISRSPEMERRINAFRQWYDGTGGIIIQANVEDTKLGVPEYVIGQLGIEIFELKWGQGAKDIGGEVKLHSIERALQLKERGYIVLPDPTNPAVQAAFKAGGITEFERHSRLGMVDEEAFYKSVEHLRSVGAKHVTLKTGAYRPADLARAIKFSSNAKIDLLTIDGAGGGTGMSPWRMMNEWGIPTVYLECLTYQMCQRLAARGAYIPPIAIAGGLSLEDHIFKALALGAPYVKAICLGRAILTAAMVGKTHGKLMAQKMELEGEDVEQGYLRLFAVGAQLKERFGKDFIKLPGGAIGMYSYIDRLKQGLQQLMAGSRKFALKYIDRNDLVALTRDAAEVSGISYVMESDAAEVDKILG, from the coding sequence ATGTCATTTAGCAAACCAAATCGAAGCGCCGCCACCCTGACTACAACCAGGGTGACACCCGCCCCCGGGTCAGGAATTTGTGTGACCTGTGTGGACGGCTGTGAAGGACCGTGCGAAATCGGCCGGTCAGCCCTTAAGGGGAGAGAGGTGATATATCCTACGCCTTTTGGAGTCATCACCTCTGGTTCGGAAAAGGACTACCCGGTAGATTTCTCCCATTTTAATATCCAGGGTACGGCTGTGGGCGCTGTGGGAATTGAGGCTGATTCCGATAAGGCCACATTCCCGGCCGTGGATACGACTACGGCCGTGGGTGCGAGCGGCAACATCAAGCTGAATTTTCCAGTGTTTACCGGTGCAGTTGGGTCCACGGATATCGCCCGTATTAACTGGGAGGATGTGGCTGTGGGTGCAGCCATCTCGGGTGTGTTGGTAGTTGCGGGTGAAAATATTTGTGGCATGGATTCTCAGGCGGAATTCAAGAATGGGAAAATATCCAGGTCGCCGGAGATGGAACGTCGCATTAACGCCTTCCGTCAATGGTACGACGGGACCGGCGGTATTATTATTCAGGCCAATGTAGAAGACACCAAGTTGGGTGTGCCGGAATATGTGATTGGGCAGTTAGGCATCGAGATATTTGAATTAAAGTGGGGCCAGGGCGCCAAAGACATCGGCGGCGAAGTCAAGCTGCATTCGATCGAGAGGGCCTTGCAGTTGAAGGAGCGGGGTTATATCGTGCTCCCGGATCCAACCAATCCCGCCGTCCAAGCCGCCTTTAAGGCCGGTGGTATAACAGAATTTGAACGGCATTCCCGCCTCGGCATGGTAGATGAGGAGGCCTTTTACAAATCGGTCGAACACCTGCGGTCTGTCGGCGCAAAGCATGTGACCCTTAAGACCGGGGCCTATCGCCCGGCAGATCTGGCGCGGGCCATTAAGTTCTCTTCAAATGCCAAGATTGATCTTCTTACCATAGACGGAGCCGGCGGCGGAACCGGCATGAGTCCCTGGCGTATGATGAATGAGTGGGGGATACCCACCGTGTATTTAGAATGCCTGACCTATCAGATGTGTCAGCGGCTGGCGGCCAGGGGAGCCTATATTCCGCCCATTGCCATAGCGGGCGGTCTCTCTCTGGAAGACCATATCTTTAAGGCCTTGGCGCTGGGCGCTCCCTATGTCAAGGCCATTTGCCTGGGACGGGCCATTCTCACTGCGGCCATGGTGGGCAAGACCCATGGAAAGTTAATGGCGCAAAAAATGGAGTTGGAAGGTGAAGATGTAGAGCAAGGATACCTGCGCCTCTTTGCCGTAGGGGCGCAACTTAAAGAACGCTTTGGCAAAGACTTTATCAAACTTCCGGGCGGGGCCATAGGTATGTATTCTTATATTGATAGGCTGAAACAGGGCCTCCAGCAACTTATGGCCGGGTCCAGAAAATTTGCCCTCAAATACATTGATCGTAACGATCTGGTGGCCTTGACCAGGGATGCGGCGGAAGTTTCCGGAATTTCCTATGTCATGGAGTCCGATGCAGCAGAAGTAGATAAGATATTAGGCTAA
- a CDS encoding aldehyde ferredoxin oxidoreductase family protein: MNGWIGRCLRINLTEGRHNIEEIDPGLLEKFIGGRGLGARIFTDEVSPQVDPLSPENKLVFSSGPLVGTGAITGASCNVITKSALTGGLACAKMRGHFGAELKFAGFDLLIVEGKAEMPVIISIMDDKVKLTPALEYWGRTTVETEELFKNNLGDPWSARETYLVSIGPAGEKLLPLANLINDRFLPVGGAGIGAVMGSKNLKAIAVKGRHSLQVADGNRFMQVVTTLINKLNSAPLTQSMSQTGTAFLVGLCYQKGILPQNNFRRAPLPLRNIATDALNSAFALRSRGCFACPIACIKKADVKHSAYEGKGMAPTYLAIGSLGVNCGITDLTTIGMASMMCGEMGLDPVATGGTLATIMELVEKKVVTPEELKIDLRFGNGEAMVEALRLMATKKGYARRLGQGGLALAKEFGRPEVFMGVKGHSLSPFDPRAIQGMGLHFATCNYGPHHLFAYTFIDELLNVHQSLDPWEIGGKPLLVKEYQDTTAVMDSLGLCNWPLMGLKFNNYVPMVNSCLGTNYKADDLLFIGEKIWNLERMFNLKAGFDRTHDTLPERFIKEPVPDGPAEGQVSRIGEMLPEYYHLRGWNEQGEPRPETLQALNLEVGECQE, encoded by the coding sequence ATGAACGGATGGATCGGGCGTTGTCTGAGGATAAACCTGACCGAAGGAAGACATAATATTGAGGAGATCGATCCCGGGCTGCTCGAAAAGTTTATAGGGGGGCGGGGCTTGGGCGCCAGGATTTTTACAGACGAAGTTTCCCCTCAGGTAGATCCTCTTTCCCCTGAAAACAAACTCGTCTTTTCTTCGGGTCCCTTGGTGGGCACAGGGGCTATAACCGGGGCCTCGTGCAATGTAATAACCAAGTCCGCATTAACCGGCGGACTGGCCTGTGCAAAGATGCGCGGACATTTTGGCGCCGAGCTGAAATTTGCCGGCTTTGACCTGCTAATCGTAGAAGGCAAGGCCGAGATGCCGGTTATTATCTCGATTATGGATGACAAGGTGAAGCTTACCCCGGCCCTGGAATACTGGGGCCGTACCACGGTGGAAACCGAGGAACTGTTTAAGAATAACCTGGGTGATCCGTGGAGCGCACGGGAAACCTATCTGGTTTCCATTGGTCCGGCAGGCGAGAAACTTTTGCCCCTGGCCAACCTGATTAATGACCGGTTCCTCCCGGTAGGGGGCGCGGGCATCGGCGCGGTTATGGGTTCAAAAAACCTTAAGGCCATTGCCGTCAAAGGCCGGCACTCCCTCCAGGTGGCGGACGGTAATCGATTTATGCAGGTGGTCACCACCCTGATTAATAAGCTCAATAGCGCCCCTCTTACCCAGTCCATGTCTCAAACCGGAACTGCTTTTCTGGTGGGTTTGTGTTACCAGAAAGGAATCCTGCCACAGAATAATTTTCGCCGCGCCCCGCTTCCGTTAAGAAATATCGCTACTGATGCCCTGAACAGCGCCTTTGCCTTGAGGAGTCGCGGCTGTTTTGCGTGCCCTATCGCCTGCATCAAAAAGGCGGATGTTAAACACTCTGCCTACGAAGGGAAAGGGATGGCTCCGACCTATCTGGCTATCGGTTCCCTGGGGGTGAATTGCGGGATTACCGACCTGACTACGATTGGTATGGCGAGTATGATGTGCGGGGAAATGGGACTTGATCCCGTGGCCACCGGAGGGACTCTCGCCACTATTATGGAATTAGTGGAGAAAAAAGTGGTCACCCCTGAGGAGTTAAAAATTGACCTGCGGTTCGGCAACGGGGAGGCCATGGTGGAGGCGCTACGCCTGATGGCCACTAAAAAAGGATATGCCAGACGCCTGGGGCAGGGCGGCCTGGCCTTGGCCAAAGAGTTCGGAAGGCCGGAGGTCTTTATGGGCGTAAAGGGTCATTCGCTGTCTCCTTTTGACCCGCGCGCCATTCAGGGCATGGGACTTCATTTTGCGACATGTAACTATGGGCCGCATCATCTATTCGCCTACACGTTCATTGACGAACTCCTTAATGTACATCAAAGTCTTGATCCATGGGAAATTGGCGGAAAGCCCTTGCTTGTGAAGGAGTATCAGGATACCACCGCTGTCATGGACTCTCTGGGGCTGTGCAATTGGCCTCTGATGGGACTCAAATTCAATAACTACGTACCCATGGTGAACAGTTGCCTGGGAACGAATTATAAGGCAGATGACCTTTTGTTTATCGGTGAAAAGATCTGGAACCTGGAGAGGATGTTTAACCTGAAAGCGGGATTTGACCGGACGCATGATACACTTCCGGAGCGGTTTATCAAGGAACCGGTTCCTGATGGGCCTGCCGAGGGGCAAGTCAGCAGGATAGGTGAGATGCTTCCGGAATATTATCATCTCAGGGGCTGGAATGAACAGGGTGAGCCACGGCCTGAGACGTTACAGGCATTGAACTTGGAGGTGGGAGAGTGCCAAGAATAA